One stretch of Rhizobium glycinendophyticum DNA includes these proteins:
- the trbB gene encoding P-type conjugative transfer ATPase TrbB, with amino-acid sequence MLGTQNRSLPRLVSKLQNALGDQLCIALEDPGVVEIMLNPDGRLFIERLGHGMAAAGEMTRSAAETVIGSVAHVLNSEVDDDRPIVSGELPIGGHRFEGLLPPVVSGPSFTIRRRASRLIPLDDYVSSNVMTAKHADVIRSAIASKLNILVAGGTGSGKTTLTNAIIAEIVASSPDDRLVILEDTAEIQCAAHNAVSLHTSDAVDMSRLLKSTMRLRPDRIIVGEVRDGAALTMLKAWNTGHPGGVATIHANSARSALQRLEQLTAEASHQPMQAVIGDAVDLIISIERTAKGRQVNEIRHVTRFAGGQYLTEAYAEDSRDAA; translated from the coding sequence ATGCTCGGCACCCAAAACCGTTCACTTCCCCGCCTCGTCAGCAAACTGCAGAACGCGTTGGGAGATCAACTTTGTATTGCGCTCGAAGACCCCGGTGTCGTTGAGATCATGCTGAACCCTGACGGTCGGCTGTTCATCGAAAGGCTCGGTCACGGAATGGCCGCAGCAGGAGAGATGACACGGTCTGCGGCAGAAACCGTCATCGGCAGCGTCGCTCATGTTCTGAACTCCGAGGTCGATGATGATCGCCCGATCGTTTCAGGCGAACTGCCAATCGGGGGGCACCGCTTTGAAGGACTACTCCCTCCCGTCGTTTCAGGCCCGTCTTTCACCATCCGCCGTCGAGCGTCGCGCCTCATACCGCTCGACGACTATGTGTCCAGTAATGTGATGACCGCAAAGCATGCCGACGTCATTCGAAGTGCAATTGCTTCGAAGCTCAATATCCTGGTTGCCGGCGGCACGGGATCGGGCAAGACCACGCTGACAAACGCCATCATCGCCGAGATCGTTGCGAGTTCCCCCGATGACCGTTTGGTCATTTTGGAAGACACCGCTGAGATTCAATGCGCCGCGCACAACGCAGTAAGCCTGCACACCAGCGACGCCGTCGACATGTCGCGTCTCTTGAAAAGCACGATGCGCTTGAGACCAGATCGGATCATCGTCGGCGAGGTTCGCGACGGCGCAGCACTGACTATGCTCAAGGCCTGGAACACGGGACACCCCGGCGGGGTCGCAACAATCCATGCAAACAGCGCACGATCGGCGTTGCAGCGCTTAGAACAGCTAACAGCCGAGGCCAGTCATCAACCGATGCAGGCAGTCATCGGAGATGCGGTCGATCTTATCATTTCTATCGAACGAACGGCCAAAGGACGCCAGGTCAATGAGATCCGTCATGTGACCCGCTTTGCCGGGGGGCAGTACCTAACTGAAGCTTATGCCGAGGACAGCCGCGATGCAGCTTGA
- a CDS encoding TrbC/VirB2 family protein encodes MQLEKSALTIAAIAIAAIAVASPTFASSGGSLPWEGPLEQIQESITGPVAGYIALAAVAIAGGMLIFGGELNDFARRLVYVVLVAGILLGATTIVGLFGATGASIGVTAEQIIGPDQSREREGAL; translated from the coding sequence ATGCAGCTTGAGAAGTCAGCCCTAACCATTGCGGCTATTGCTATCGCAGCGATCGCCGTTGCATCACCAACTTTTGCCAGTTCAGGCGGAAGCCTTCCCTGGGAAGGACCACTTGAGCAGATCCAGGAGTCCATCACTGGTCCGGTTGCGGGCTATATCGCACTTGCCGCAGTCGCCATTGCCGGAGGCATGCTCATCTTCGGTGGTGAGCTCAACGACTTCGCTCGCAGACTGGTCTACGTAGTGCTGGTCGCCGGCATTTTACTTGGCGCAACAACGATTGTCGGTCTCTTCGGCGCGACAGGCGCCTCGATTGGCGTCACGGCCGAGCAGATTATTGGGCCTGATCAGAGCAGAGAACGGGAGGGGGCGCTATGA
- a CDS encoding conjugal transfer protein TrbD, with protein sequence MSLHRNRIHRALSRPNLLMGADRELVLITALAAVILIFVVLTVYSALFGVAVWIVILGLLRMMAKSDPLMRQVYARHISYKSHYRPTAAPWRKY encoded by the coding sequence ATGAGCCTTCACCGCAATCGTATCCATCGTGCGCTGTCCCGACCGAACCTCTTGATGGGTGCCGACCGTGAGCTGGTGTTGATCACTGCGCTTGCGGCCGTGATCCTGATCTTCGTGGTGCTGACGGTCTATTCGGCGCTCTTTGGCGTGGCCGTCTGGATCGTCATCCTTGGTCTGCTTCGCATGATGGCCAAATCCGACCCGCTAATGCGGCAGGTCTATGCCCGTCACATTTCCTACAAATCCCACTACCGGCCGACGGCCGCACCGTGGCGCAAGTACTAG
- a CDS encoding conjugal transfer protein TrbE, with product MAALKRFRATGPSFADLVPYAGLVDNGVLLLKDGSLMAGWYFAGPDSESATDLERNELSRQINAILSRLGTGWMIQVEAIRVPTVEYPTPYQCHFPDPVTRAIDAERRTHFRREQGHFESKHAIILTYRPLDSKKTAFTKYIYSDGESRKKSYADTVLSVFRNAIREIEQYLANTLSITRMLTREVRESGGARLARYDDLLQFVRFCITGESHPVRLPEVPMYLDWLATAELEHGLTPKVENRFLAVVAIDGLPAESWPGILNNLDLMPLTYRWSSRFIFLDAEEARQKLERTRKKWQQKVRPFFDQLFQTQSRSLDQDAMTMVAETEDAIAQASSQLVAYGYYTPVVILFDEDRDALQEKAEAIRRLVQAEGFGARVETLNATDAFLGSLPGNWYANIREPLINTRNLADLVPLNSVWSGNPVAPCPFYPPNSPPLMQVASGSTPFRLNLHVDDVGHTLIFGPTGSGKSTLLALIAAQFRRYEFAQIFAFDKGNSLLPLTLAAGGDHYEIGNDQNGEGRALAFCPLFDLSTDGDRAWATEWIEMLVALQGVTIRPDHRNAISRQIELMATAPGKSLSDFVSGVQLREIKDALHHYTVDGPMGQLLDAEVDGVTLRAFQCFEIEQLMNMGERNLVPVLTYLFHRIEKRLDGSPSLILLDEAWLMLGHPVFREKIREWLKVLRKANCAVVLATQSMSDAERSGIIDVLKESCPTKICLPNGAAREPGTREFYERIGFNERQIEIVSSAIPKREYYVATPDGRRLFDMSLGPVALSFVGASGKEDLKRIRALKAEHGQDWPTHWLQSRGVHDDTSHLNLQ from the coding sequence ATGGCTGCCCTCAAACGTTTCCGCGCGACCGGTCCATCTTTCGCTGATCTTGTTCCCTATGCCGGCCTTGTAGACAACGGCGTACTACTCCTGAAGGACGGCAGCCTCATGGCTGGCTGGTATTTTGCCGGTCCTGACTCCGAAAGCGCCACCGACCTCGAACGCAACGAGCTGTCCCGACAGATCAATGCAATCCTGTCGCGTCTGGGGACGGGCTGGATGATCCAGGTCGAAGCCATCCGGGTGCCGACGGTTGAGTATCCCACGCCATATCAGTGCCATTTCCCTGACCCGGTCACACGCGCGATCGATGCCGAGCGCCGGACCCATTTCAGGCGTGAGCAGGGGCATTTCGAGAGCAAGCATGCGATCATTCTTACCTACCGGCCGCTTGACTCGAAGAAGACCGCGTTCACCAAATACATCTACTCGGACGGAGAAAGCCGGAAGAAATCCTATGCGGACACAGTGCTATCAGTGTTTCGAAACGCGATCCGGGAAATTGAACAGTATCTGGCCAACACCCTCTCGATCACCCGCATGCTGACCCGCGAGGTCCGTGAAAGCGGAGGAGCGCGTCTCGCACGCTACGACGACCTCCTGCAGTTCGTCCGCTTTTGCATCACCGGTGAGAGCCATCCAGTCCGCTTGCCCGAGGTGCCGATGTATCTCGACTGGCTCGCGACGGCGGAGCTGGAGCATGGCCTGACGCCGAAGGTTGAGAACCGGTTCCTCGCGGTTGTCGCCATCGATGGCCTGCCGGCCGAGAGCTGGCCCGGCATCCTCAATAATCTCGACTTGATGCCGCTGACCTACCGGTGGTCATCGCGGTTCATTTTCCTTGATGCGGAAGAGGCGCGGCAGAAGCTTGAACGCACGCGAAAGAAATGGCAGCAGAAAGTGCGGCCTTTCTTCGACCAGCTCTTCCAGACGCAGAGCAGATCGCTCGATCAAGATGCCATGACCATGGTTGCCGAGACCGAGGACGCCATCGCTCAGGCGTCGTCCCAGCTTGTCGCTTACGGCTATTACACTCCGGTCGTGATCCTGTTCGATGAGGACCGCGACGCCCTGCAGGAGAAGGCGGAGGCCATCCGTCGGCTGGTCCAAGCAGAGGGGTTTGGAGCACGCGTCGAGACCCTGAACGCGACGGATGCGTTTCTCGGCAGCCTGCCGGGAAACTGGTACGCCAATATCCGTGAGCCGCTGATCAACACCAGGAACCTGGCGGATCTCGTCCCGCTGAACTCGGTATGGTCGGGCAATCCCGTGGCGCCGTGCCCATTCTATCCCCCGAACTCGCCGCCGTTGATGCAGGTTGCGTCGGGATCGACGCCGTTTCGCCTGAACCTGCATGTCGATGATGTCGGACATACCCTGATTTTCGGACCAACGGGCTCGGGCAAGTCGACCCTCCTCGCGCTGATCGCAGCACAATTCCGTCGTTACGAATTTGCCCAGATCTTTGCGTTCGACAAGGGTAACTCGCTCCTCCCCCTGACGCTTGCTGCCGGTGGCGATCACTACGAGATCGGCAACGACCAAAACGGGGAGGGGAGAGCACTGGCGTTCTGCCCTTTGTTCGATCTTTCGACCGATGGCGACCGGGCCTGGGCGACCGAGTGGATTGAAATGCTCGTCGCGCTGCAGGGCGTCACCATCAGACCTGATCACCGAAATGCGATATCCCGCCAGATCGAGCTGATGGCGACGGCACCTGGAAAGTCGCTGTCGGACTTTGTCAGCGGCGTGCAACTGCGCGAGATCAAGGATGCGCTCCATCACTATACCGTCGATGGCCCGATGGGTCAGCTTCTCGACGCGGAAGTGGACGGTGTGACGCTCCGGGCGTTTCAGTGCTTCGAGATCGAGCAGCTCATGAACATGGGCGAGCGTAATCTGGTGCCCGTCCTCACCTATCTCTTCCACCGGATCGAGAAGCGGCTGGACGGCTCGCCTAGTCTAATCCTCCTCGACGAAGCCTGGCTGATGCTCGGGCATCCGGTGTTTCGCGAGAAGATCCGGGAGTGGCTGAAGGTGCTGCGCAAAGCCAATTGCGCCGTCGTTCTGGCGACGCAATCCATGTCCGACGCTGAGCGCTCCGGCATCATCGACGTGCTGAAGGAATCCTGCCCAACCAAGATCTGCTTGCCGAATGGCGCTGCGCGCGAGCCGGGCACGCGGGAATTCTACGAGCGGATCGGGTTCAATGAGCGCCAGATCGAGATCGTCTCAAGCGCCATCCCCAAGCGCGAATATTACGTCGCCACGCCAGACGGACGGCGGCTCTTCGATATGTCACTCGGGCCGGTGGCACTGAGCTTTGTCGGCGCATCCGGAAAGGAAGACCTGAAGCGGATCCGCGCGCTGAAGGCGGAACACGGTCAGGACTGGCCGACCCATTGGCTTCAATCGAGAGGAGTTCACGATGACACGTCGCACCTCAATCTCCAGTAA
- the trbJ gene encoding P-type conjugative transfer protein TrbJ, with protein sequence MTRRTSISSNWIVATMTAVIALYPVASAHAGSATGAATEWTQLANNAQLIDILKSSGLQVDNQLTQITQLTEQIQNQLKIYENMLQNTAQLPDHIWGQVESDLNRLRSIVDQGQSISFSMGNADDVLQQRFKSYADLKTNLPNAESFSSTYQSWSDTNRDTIGSTLKAASLTADQFDTEEGTMSSLRSISESADGQLKALQVGHQIAAQQVSQMQKLRGLVSQQMTMMGTWLQTEQTDKDLAQARREEFFKSTAPSTSGGEKMKVEW encoded by the coding sequence ATGACACGTCGCACCTCAATCTCCAGTAACTGGATCGTCGCAACGATGACCGCGGTAATCGCGCTTTACCCAGTTGCATCAGCCCATGCGGGATCTGCAACGGGCGCTGCCACTGAGTGGACGCAGCTTGCCAACAATGCGCAGCTCATCGACATTCTTAAGAGCTCGGGCCTGCAGGTCGACAACCAGCTGACGCAGATCACCCAGCTCACGGAACAGATCCAAAACCAGCTCAAGATCTATGAGAACATGCTGCAGAACACAGCGCAGCTCCCTGATCATATCTGGGGTCAGGTCGAAAGCGACCTCAACCGACTGCGCAGCATTGTCGATCAGGGGCAAAGCATCTCGTTTTCGATGGGCAATGCCGATGACGTCCTCCAGCAGCGGTTCAAGAGCTATGCGGATCTGAAAACCAATCTGCCGAACGCTGAATCCTTCTCGAGCACCTACCAATCCTGGTCGGACACAAACCGGGACACGATCGGCAGCACACTGAAGGCGGCGAGCCTGACCGCGGATCAGTTCGATACAGAGGAGGGCACGATGAGTTCGCTGCGATCCATATCGGAGTCGGCTGACGGCCAATTGAAGGCCCTCCAGGTCGGACACCAGATCGCCGCTCAGCAGGTTTCCCAGATGCAGAAACTGCGCGGCCTGGTTTCCCAGCAGATGACGATGATGGGGACGTGGCTGCAGACCGAGCAGACGGACAAGGACCTCGCGCAGGCGCGCCGTGAGGAATTCTTCAAGTCAACCGCGCCCTCCACATCAGGCGGTGAGAAGATGAAGGTGGAATGGTGA
- the trbK gene encoding entry exclusion protein TrbK yields MVRTKLILAMVVAIIALGATGLWFTLSERQEAQQRREKFFGSTKEYPTSGGEKMKIEW; encoded by the coding sequence ATGGTGAGAACAAAACTGATCCTTGCCATGGTCGTCGCAATCATCGCTCTCGGAGCAACGGGCCTCTGGTTCACGCTATCGGAGCGGCAGGAAGCGCAGCAGCGGCGCGAAAAGTTCTTCGGGTCGACGAAGGAGTATCCGACGTCGGGCGGCGAGAAGATGAAGATCGAGTGGTGA
- the trbL gene encoding P-type conjugative transfer protein TrbL — protein MPFELKKIRGIAVIVASILVSFQPAFAQEGSVLTALQNEITTAAKGWETTVMDAARSLFWILAGIEIGIAAVWLALQAASLDSWFAELVRRVMFVGFFAFVLAQGPTFAKAVVDSLFQIGAGGGTASPADVFNAGLAVATKMSEKVQFGLFEDNALAISAAFAMVVTVMAFSLVAAIFVSVMVEMYLGLLAGMIMLGLGGSSFTKDFAVRYLVYAFSVGMKLMALVMISRIGSEVLIGLANQPDIGDQFQTALAIAGIAFVVFIIAMYVPNIIQGVVQGASVSGGMEAIRHGGQAASFALGAASLAAGAVGAGAAAAQSARAAGSSVAGAALRGMGAGIGSAGKAAGSAAKEKAIGSPGAYAGSIMGLANAKLDQSRTGQAGPKTPPERNDK, from the coding sequence ATGCCCTTTGAGCTCAAAAAGATCAGGGGCATTGCGGTAATCGTCGCATCGATCCTCGTGTCATTCCAACCCGCGTTTGCGCAAGAGGGGTCGGTCCTGACAGCCCTTCAGAACGAAATCACCACCGCCGCCAAGGGTTGGGAGACCACCGTGATGGATGCGGCGAGATCCCTGTTCTGGATCCTTGCCGGGATCGAGATCGGCATTGCTGCCGTCTGGCTGGCACTTCAGGCCGCGTCGCTGGACAGCTGGTTCGCTGAACTGGTTCGACGCGTCATGTTTGTGGGCTTCTTCGCGTTTGTGCTCGCCCAGGGTCCGACCTTCGCGAAGGCGGTCGTCGATAGCCTGTTTCAGATCGGCGCTGGTGGAGGCACCGCTTCGCCAGCGGATGTCTTCAATGCGGGCTTGGCCGTTGCGACCAAGATGTCAGAGAAAGTGCAATTCGGGCTGTTCGAGGACAACGCGCTCGCAATCTCGGCGGCATTCGCGATGGTGGTGACGGTGATGGCATTCTCGCTTGTTGCCGCGATCTTCGTGTCCGTGATGGTCGAGATGTATCTCGGCCTACTCGCAGGCATGATCATGCTTGGCCTAGGAGGCTCATCCTTCACCAAGGATTTTGCCGTCCGTTATCTGGTCTATGCGTTCTCAGTTGGCATGAAGCTGATGGCACTGGTGATGATCTCGCGGATTGGATCTGAGGTTCTTATTGGTCTCGCGAACCAACCTGATATCGGGGATCAGTTCCAAACAGCTCTCGCGATCGCCGGCATCGCATTCGTCGTCTTTATCATCGCTATGTATGTCCCGAACATCATCCAAGGTGTCGTTCAAGGCGCGTCTGTCTCTGGCGGCATGGAAGCCATCCGGCATGGCGGGCAGGCCGCATCATTTGCGCTTGGCGCGGCATCTCTAGCCGCCGGCGCAGTCGGAGCCGGAGCCGCTGCAGCCCAATCCGCCCGAGCCGCGGGCTCCTCTGTGGCGGGCGCAGCACTGCGCGGTATGGGCGCCGGGATCGGATCAGCCGGGAAGGCGGCCGGCTCGGCCGCCAAGGAAAAGGCGATCGGTTCGCCCGGCGCCTATGCCGGTTCGATCATGGGGCTTGCCAACGCCAAGCTAGACCAGAGCCGCACCGGTCAAGCCGGCCCAAAGACGCCACCCGAACGAAACGACAAATAA
- a CDS encoding conjugal transfer protein TrbF, with amino-acid sequence MSANRPPDSPYLAARQEWTERYGSYVQAARAWRIVGILGLSMAVIGFTYAMYLSTQVKLVPYIVEVDKLGTSVTAGFPQQIEYADARVVRATLGNFITSLKSITPDAVVQKQYIDRTYALLRTSDPSTQKINAWFRGNSPFEKAKTSTVAIEVNNIVALSNQTYQIDWTEYERDRKGKETGTRRFRGIATVALTAPQDEAIIRLNPIGLYVQDFDWTAQL; translated from the coding sequence ATGTCAGCAAACCGGCCACCCGACAGCCCTTACCTTGCCGCACGGCAGGAATGGACGGAACGATATGGATCTTATGTCCAGGCGGCGCGCGCATGGCGGATCGTCGGCATTCTCGGACTATCGATGGCCGTGATCGGCTTTACCTATGCCATGTATCTCAGCACGCAGGTCAAGCTGGTGCCCTACATCGTCGAGGTCGACAAGCTCGGCACCTCGGTCACGGCAGGCTTCCCCCAACAGATCGAGTATGCCGATGCGCGGGTCGTCCGCGCGACACTTGGCAACTTCATCACTAGCTTGAAGTCGATCACGCCGGATGCCGTGGTGCAAAAGCAATATATCGACCGGACCTATGCGCTTCTCAGGACATCCGATCCTTCGACCCAGAAGATCAATGCCTGGTTCCGCGGCAACTCGCCGTTCGAAAAGGCCAAGACATCGACCGTCGCCATCGAGGTCAACAATATCGTGGCGCTCTCCAACCAGACGTACCAGATCGACTGGACCGAATATGAGCGCGACCGCAAAGGCAAGGAGACCGGTACGCGCCGGTTTCGCGGGATCGCGACCGTCGCGCTAACCGCGCCACAGGACGAGGCGATCATCCGCCTCAACCCGATCGGTCTTTATGTCCAGGACTTCGACTGGACCGCACAGCTTTAA
- the trbG gene encoding P-type conjugative transfer protein TrbG gives MHRTGLIAAVGCIAGLVLADCAMAQSMTSNEVKGTNISRKWRGTPGLVTTGPDGKVIFLFGETQPSVVCSPLQVCDIELQGGEIVRDVLVGDTVRWKVEPATSGATGGQAIHLIVKPSEAGLVTSMVVTTSRRTYHIQLKSHPSQYMARIGFEYPEDVSTKLADINARLETGGAPGTAPERLNFSYSVSGGASWRPKRVYSDGTKTYIQFPRSISGQDAPVLFVVSGGQNRIVNYRMKNDMMIVDYAVDKAVLVSGVGWRQQKITIRRRG, from the coding sequence ATGCACAGAACTGGATTGATCGCGGCCGTCGGCTGCATAGCCGGGCTCGTCCTCGCGGACTGCGCGATGGCGCAAAGCATGACGTCGAACGAGGTGAAGGGGACCAACATCTCGCGGAAATGGCGGGGGACGCCCGGTCTGGTGACGACCGGACCCGATGGTAAGGTTATCTTCCTCTTCGGCGAAACCCAGCCCTCTGTCGTCTGCTCACCGCTTCAGGTTTGCGACATCGAGCTGCAGGGCGGCGAAATCGTCCGCGACGTGCTCGTCGGTGACACAGTCCGCTGGAAGGTCGAGCCGGCGACGTCAGGGGCGACCGGCGGGCAGGCAATCCACCTGATCGTCAAGCCGTCCGAGGCCGGCTTGGTAACGTCGATGGTCGTCACGACGTCTCGGCGGACCTATCATATCCAGCTCAAATCCCATCCCAGCCAGTACATGGCCCGGATCGGTTTCGAGTATCCAGAAGATGTGTCGACCAAACTCGCCGACATCAATGCCCGGCTTGAGACCGGCGGAGCCCCGGGGACCGCTCCCGAAAGGCTGAACTTCTCCTACTCGGTCAGTGGCGGCGCCTCATGGCGGCCGAAGCGCGTCTATTCCGACGGCACCAAGACCTACATTCAATTCCCCCGGTCGATCTCCGGGCAGGACGCTCCGGTGCTGTTCGTCGTCAGCGGCGGTCAGAACCGTATCGTCAACTACCGCATGAAGAACGACATGATGATTGTCGACTATGCCGTAGACAAGGCTGTGCTCGTCTCCGGTGTTGGGTGGCGCCAGCAGAAAATCACCATCCGGCGGAGAGGCTGA
- the trbH gene encoding conjugal transfer protein TrbH encodes MKKTIATIIIASVLSGCQTADETLTTNSTPIAVTGATASAIAGDMASRLAEQVGPAGTTTLKMDNDSSEYAAALEAALKGWGYTVIAEGKVGKDQKPVEVAWSIDSFDGQVLAWVSTPAIALGRAYTATSVGATPASPLSIMQRN; translated from the coding sequence ATGAAGAAGACAATCGCCACCATCATCATCGCCTCAGTTCTTTCCGGTTGCCAGACTGCGGATGAAACCCTGACCACGAATTCCACCCCGATCGCCGTCACCGGCGCTACCGCAAGCGCGATCGCCGGCGACATGGCAAGCCGCCTCGCCGAACAGGTCGGGCCAGCCGGCACCACCACCCTGAAAATGGACAACGACAGTTCTGAATACGCCGCCGCTCTTGAGGCCGCGCTGAAGGGTTGGGGATACACGGTCATCGCCGAAGGGAAAGTTGGCAAGGATCAGAAGCCGGTCGAGGTTGCTTGGTCGATCGACAGTTTCGATGGACAGGTTCTGGCATGGGTCAGCACACCGGCCATCGCGCTTGGCCGAGCCTATACAGCGACGTCAGTGGGTGCGACGCCCGCCAGTCCGCTTTCGATCATGCAGCGAAACTGA
- the trbI gene encoding IncP-type conjugal transfer protein TrbI, producing MVQSLQLGTAGNADDQQSMRRLNRLPIIVAIVIIVLFFGVVIIGLSWRGLSFNRGNELDGTSASPATTFGDQLKRGVSDGIIGEPEQREVFQPTPVVVEREPVREAAAERQNEVRTERRSQLEPESEWKARLKREQDEQILREAQRQRMASLQARATALDSPLKVDVSDIQKDTAGSRNDARQPLNSTTNSASDLYSAAMQSGLLGQNGDQNGQTSKEDFFNQDIKDLGYLPNQVVPQLSPYELKRGSVIPATMNTGLDSDLPGRISAQVSQNVYDSATGYRLLIPQGAKLFGRYDSKVSFGQERVLVVWTDLIFPNGSTLQIGGMSGTDAEGYGGFKDKVDRHLWRTFGSAALVAIIGTGIDMSMPESSTLATQDTASEAARRNFAESFGRVADQSISKNLNVQPTVRIRPGYKFNVLVDQDIVFPAAYRD from the coding sequence ATGGTTCAATCGCTCCAGCTCGGCACGGCGGGAAATGCTGACGATCAACAAAGCATGCGACGCCTCAATCGCCTGCCGATCATCGTCGCGATCGTCATCATCGTTCTGTTTTTCGGCGTCGTGATCATCGGCTTGTCCTGGCGCGGTCTCTCCTTCAACCGGGGAAACGAACTCGATGGCACCTCCGCTTCTCCGGCAACCACGTTTGGCGATCAGCTGAAGCGCGGGGTGTCGGACGGGATCATCGGTGAACCGGAGCAACGCGAGGTATTTCAGCCGACGCCTGTCGTTGTTGAGCGGGAGCCGGTGAGAGAGGCCGCCGCGGAGCGGCAGAACGAGGTCCGGACGGAACGGCGATCGCAACTCGAGCCGGAATCCGAGTGGAAAGCTCGGCTGAAGCGGGAACAGGACGAACAGATCCTTCGGGAGGCGCAGCGGCAGAGGATGGCCAGCCTGCAGGCGCGGGCAACCGCGCTTGATTCGCCGCTGAAGGTGGATGTGTCCGACATTCAAAAGGATACGGCCGGCAGCAGAAACGACGCCCGCCAACCGCTCAATTCCACGACGAACAGTGCATCCGACCTCTACAGCGCAGCGATGCAGTCCGGGTTGCTCGGACAGAACGGCGATCAAAACGGTCAGACCTCGAAGGAAGACTTTTTCAATCAGGACATCAAGGATCTCGGCTATCTGCCGAACCAGGTGGTCCCGCAACTCTCCCCCTACGAATTGAAGCGTGGATCGGTCATCCCGGCCACGATGAACACCGGCTTGGATTCGGATCTTCCCGGGCGGATCAGCGCACAAGTTAGCCAGAATGTGTATGACAGCGCCACTGGCTACCGCCTGCTTATCCCGCAGGGAGCAAAGCTGTTTGGTCGCTACGATTCCAAGGTCTCTTTTGGGCAGGAGCGCGTGCTTGTCGTGTGGACCGACCTGATCTTCCCCAACGGCTCCACACTTCAGATCGGCGGCATGTCCGGCACGGATGCCGAGGGGTACGGCGGCTTCAAGGACAAGGTTGATCGTCACCTCTGGCGCACGTTCGGCTCTGCCGCGCTCGTCGCCATCATTGGCACGGGAATCGATATGTCGATGCCGGAGAGCTCGACACTCGCTACACAAGATACGGCGTCGGAAGCAGCCCGACGGAACTTTGCCGAAAGCTTCGGCCGAGTGGCCGATCAAAGCATATCAAAAAATCTGAATGTCCAGCCGACGGTCAGGATACGGCCGGGCTACAAATTCAACGTGTTGGTAGATCAGGACATCGTCTTTCCAGCCGCTTATCGCGACTAG